CGCTATCTATATAAGTGCATTGGTAGATATTGAAGATATTTCCCGTGCGTATGATTTGGGTTGCTATGATTACTTGAAAAAACCTTTTCATTTAAAAGAGTTGGCTTTAAGGATAGACAGGGTAAAAATATCAAACGATACTCCACGCGTGCATCTTAGGCTATCAAAAAATTATTCGTATGACCAAGAACACTCAACACTTCTTTTTAACAATGAACCGCAAACCCTTACGAAAAGACAATCTCAAATAATTGATCTTTTAGCAAGAAACCGTGGAATGGTCGTTGATTTTGAGCAGTTTACCAATTATATCTGGACAGATTCATTTGTTGATAATGCGACAATACGTGCCGAGATTAATAGACTTAAAAAAACTTTAAAAGAAGATGTTATTTTAAATATAAGGGGGATGGGATATATGATAGAAAAACCATAGTTAAATTTTGTTTTTGTTTTAAAATATGGTATGCTTTTAAAAGAAGTATAAAATTTATTTATATAAATAACTCAAAGGGGTGTTATCATGAAAGTAAAAATATCTACAAAAATAATTCACATTATACTTGCAACTATACTTATCTTATCGGTTGCAAATTTGTTTCAAGCAGTCTCAAATATTAACTCTATTACTGAACAACGTATTAAAGAGTATAGGGTACAAGCTTATAAAGAGGAATCTGATAAGCTTAAAGGATATGTTGATATAGTTGTAAAAGGTATTGAAGGTCTATCTTCTCATACAGATGAAGAAAAAGCAAAAGATGAAGCTTTAAAGATAGTTCAAAATATACGTTTTGGAGAAGGTGGTTATTTTTGGATAAACGATACTTCCCCAAAAATGATTATGCATCCTATAAAACCTCAGTTAAACGGTAGCGACCTCTCAAACGTAAAAGACCCAAACGGTGTCAGGTTGTTTGTAGAAATGGCAAAAGTAGCAACGACAAAAGGAAGCGGTATTGTTAAATATCATTGGTCAAAGCCCGGTTCGGATGAACCGCAACCAAAAATATCATATGTAGCCATATTTAAACAGTGGGGTTGGATAATCGGAACAGGACAGTATATAGATAACATTGAGAAAAAAGTTAAGGTTATCGAAGATGAAGCAGCTGATTTAATTGCCAAGACCGTTATGAAAACACTTATTACTTCTATAGTATTAGCAATTATCATAGCTTTAATCGTTTCATTTATAGCAAGAAAACTGATTGTTTCACCTATTCACAATATATTAAACGTAACGACTGATTTGGCTCACGGCGACGGTGACTTAACCCAAAGAGTAAATATTGACAGTAAAGATGAACTTCAAGATGTCGCACAAAACGTAAATGAATTTATAGAAAAAGTTCAAATGAGTGTTGACAATGCAAAACAGACAAGTATAGAAAATGCATCTATATCTAAAGAGTTGTCCGTAACAGCTTCAACTGTCGGGGAAAATGTAGAAAAGTCGGTTGATATAGTCTCACAAACTACAAAAAAAGCTTCAGAAATTCAAAAAGAGATAGTAATTTCGGTAGATGATGCAAAAAATTCAAAAGTTGAAATGATTGAAGCAAATAATAGTTTATCAGAAGCAAGAGACGAGATTGTTAGTTTAACTACAAAAGTACAACATTCAGCTCAAGCAGAAGTTGAATTAGCCGAATCTGTAGAGACTTTATCTCGTGATACCGAGCAGGTTAAGGCTATTTTAGAGGTTATATCCGATATTG
The genomic region above belongs to Sulfurimonas lithotrophica and contains:
- a CDS encoding response regulator transcription factor; amino-acid sequence: MKILLLEDELMLNESICEFLEAQGHKVQTFVDGLEALEAIKENAYDLLILDINVPGMDGLSFLEKIHELKIHSPAIYISALVDIEDISRAYDLGCYDYLKKPFHLKELALRIDRVKISNDTPRVHLRLSKNYSYDQEHSTLLFNNEPQTLTKRQSQIIDLLARNRGMVVDFEQFTNYIWTDSFVDNATIRAEINRLKKTLKEDVILNIRGMGYMIEKP
- a CDS encoding methyl-accepting chemotaxis protein, whose protein sequence is MKVKISTKIIHIILATILILSVANLFQAVSNINSITEQRIKEYRVQAYKEESDKLKGYVDIVVKGIEGLSSHTDEEKAKDEALKIVQNIRFGEGGYFWINDTSPKMIMHPIKPQLNGSDLSNVKDPNGVRLFVEMAKVATTKGSGIVKYHWSKPGSDEPQPKISYVAIFKQWGWIIGTGQYIDNIEKKVKVIEDEAADLIAKTVMKTLITSIVLAIIIALIVSFIARKLIVSPIHNILNVTTDLAHGDGDLTQRVNIDSKDELQDVAQNVNEFIEKVQMSVDNAKQTSIENASISKELSVTASTVGENVEKSVDIVSQTTKKASEIQKEIVISVDDAKNSKVEMIEANNSLSEARDEIVSLTTKVQHSAQAEVELAESVETLSRDTEQVKAILEVISDIADQTNLLALNAAIEAARAGEHGRGFAVVADEVRKLAERTQKSLTEINTTISIIVQSTVTASEQMNSNSEAMNELASAAALVEEKINFTTEIVNNATQASDKTVVDFENTSEYLQEIIQGINEINDISISNSRSVEEISIATEHLNKMTETLTEKLEHFKT